A part of Corynebacterium lactis RW2-5 genomic DNA contains:
- a CDS encoding 2-oxoacid:acceptor oxidoreductase family protein: MVEVRIHGRGGQGVVTASDLVAMAAFAEGRHAQAFPSFGSERTGAPVVAYCRISDNEIRTREPVLEPDLLIVQDPTLLPILDVFSGLNDDGYVLINSSKRSAELGLSELQASQPAGHFMTIPATDIAREHTGRTVPNAVLLGGMAALTELIEMESVADAIMQRFPGVVGEKNVAAAKAAFDLVNRKKSEAKAQEA; this comes from the coding sequence ATGGTCGAGGTACGAATTCACGGACGAGGAGGGCAGGGCGTCGTCACTGCCTCTGATCTCGTCGCAATGGCTGCTTTTGCCGAAGGGCGTCACGCCCAGGCATTCCCCTCATTCGGCTCTGAGCGCACCGGGGCTCCGGTCGTCGCTTACTGCCGAATTAGCGACAACGAAATCCGCACCCGCGAGCCGGTCCTCGAGCCGGATCTGCTTATCGTTCAGGACCCGACGCTGCTTCCAATTCTGGATGTCTTCTCCGGGCTTAACGACGACGGCTACGTCCTAATCAACTCGTCGAAGCGGAGCGCGGAGTTAGGGCTCTCGGAGCTCCAGGCGAGCCAGCCGGCCGGACATTTCATGACGATCCCGGCGACGGATATCGCCCGCGAACACACCGGCCGAACGGTTCCGAATGCTGTGCTCTTGGGCGGCATGGCCGCACTCACCGAGCTGATTGAGATGGAGTCGGTGGCCGACGCGATTATGCAGCGGTTCCCCGGGGTTGTCGGTGAGAAGAACGTCGCCGCAGCAAAGGCGGCATTTGACCTGGTGAATCGCAAGAAGTCCGAAGCGAAGGCGCAGGAGGCGTAG
- a CDS encoding thiamine pyrophosphate-dependent enzyme → MTSATPLPTPRFRATEIPSREEAKFYQVGSFAVGNRLVEDELRSVQSDTERFNSLTSGHRACQGCGEALGARCALDAAVAAADKKVIAVNATGCLEVFSTPYPETSWNLPWIHSLFGNAAAVATGVQAAMKAKGRQDVRVIAQGGDGGTVDIGFGPLSGMFERNDDVLYICYDNEAYMNTGVQRSGATPPAARTATTQPVGEHPGNTFGQGKDLPRIAMAHEIPYVATATVADLRDLEYKVTRAMEFRGARYIHVLVPCPLGWGSASNHTLKVARMATQSGMFPVFEAEYGEVTSVAKIRRPVPVTEYLKLQRRFAHLFKKGADPSVIEQLQAGADRNIRRYNLVDEEALDLLEKPVGPSASDPVSVTDIPPTGHQVPVAGQDNNER, encoded by the coding sequence ATGACTAGCGCGACCCCGCTTCCGACCCCGCGCTTTCGCGCCACGGAAATTCCCTCCCGCGAGGAAGCCAAGTTCTACCAGGTTGGCTCCTTCGCGGTAGGCAATCGCCTAGTGGAGGACGAGCTACGCTCTGTGCAGTCCGACACCGAACGTTTTAATTCACTGACCTCGGGGCACCGAGCCTGCCAGGGCTGCGGCGAGGCACTTGGTGCCCGCTGCGCGCTCGACGCTGCGGTTGCTGCCGCGGATAAAAAGGTAATCGCCGTCAACGCGACGGGATGCCTGGAGGTGTTTTCGACTCCGTACCCGGAAACGTCCTGGAATCTGCCGTGGATTCACTCGCTATTCGGCAACGCGGCAGCCGTGGCCACGGGAGTCCAGGCCGCTATGAAGGCGAAGGGGCGCCAGGACGTGCGTGTTATTGCCCAGGGTGGCGACGGCGGCACCGTCGACATCGGCTTCGGCCCGCTGTCCGGCATGTTTGAGCGTAACGACGATGTGCTCTACATCTGCTATGACAACGAGGCCTACATGAACACCGGTGTGCAGCGCTCCGGTGCGACCCCGCCGGCTGCCCGCACTGCAACGACCCAGCCCGTCGGCGAGCATCCGGGAAATACCTTCGGTCAGGGCAAGGATTTGCCTCGCATCGCTATGGCCCATGAGATTCCCTATGTCGCGACTGCAACCGTGGCTGACCTGCGGGACCTCGAGTACAAGGTCACCCGCGCGATGGAGTTTCGCGGTGCCCGCTACATTCACGTGCTCGTGCCGTGCCCGCTGGGCTGGGGATCGGCATCGAATCACACGCTAAAGGTGGCGCGTATGGCAACTCAGTCGGGCATGTTCCCGGTGTTCGAGGCTGAATACGGCGAGGTCACCTCGGTTGCGAAGATTCGCAGGCCGGTCCCGGTGACCGAGTACTTGAAACTGCAGCGCAGGTTTGCGCACCTGTTCAAGAAGGGTGCGGATCCGTCGGTAATCGAACAGCTGCAGGCCGGAGCAGATCGTAATATCCGCCGGTACAACCTCGTTGACGAAGAGGCTCTTGACCTGTTGGAAAAGCCCGTGGGGCCGTCGGCAAGCGATCCGGTGAGCGTGACGGACATCCCGCCTACAGGCCATCAGGTGCCGGTAGCCGGCCAGGATAACAACGAGCGTTAG
- a CDS encoding TetR/AcrR family transcriptional regulator translates to MRTSKRTLILDTIVEIIEESGMSDVTYENVATRSGMSKSGLIYHFPSRDDMVRAVHQYMAEKWEQELIEAAGATADKLSPADRLRANLKVSLNTATRAELMMAIDSSSEPELREIWASHLSR, encoded by the coding sequence ATGCGCACGAGTAAGCGCACGCTCATCCTCGACACAATTGTCGAGATTATCGAGGAGTCCGGAATGTCGGATGTGACCTACGAGAATGTCGCGACGCGCAGCGGGATGAGCAAATCCGGCTTGATTTACCACTTCCCCTCCCGCGACGACATGGTCAGGGCCGTACACCAGTACATGGCTGAAAAGTGGGAGCAAGAGCTGATCGAAGCCGCAGGCGCCACCGCTGACAAGCTCTCCCCCGCCGACCGGCTTCGGGCGAACCTCAAGGTATCGCTTAATACAGCAACCCGCGCCGAATTGATGATGGCCATCGACTCCTCCTCCGAGCCCGAACTACGGGAAATTTGGGCCAGTCACCTAAGCCGCTGA
- a CDS encoding MFS transporter, with protein sequence MLKTTSTSAPSTAPRGAESAAGRWSFLAIVSAGLFLIGVDNSVLYTALPVLREQMHTTEVQGLWIINAYPLVLSALLLGTGTLGDRIGHRRMFLIGLAIFTVASLAAAFSPGAWSLVAARAFLGLGAATMMPATLALIRITFPNPRELSTAIGIWAATATLGAAAGPVVGGFLLEHYWWGSIFLINVPVSIAAIVGTLIFAPANRTDLTKHWDFLSSFYAMLAMLGLVLLIKEVAGHRHPEMLLAAIALGGIGAVAFQHRQAKWAEPLLDFRVFRSPMFTGGVLAAGCAMFALAGAELMTTQRFQMSAGYSPLHGGLLVAIAAVASFPMSVLGGAVLHKVGFRTLISGGFLAISAGLATLFAGVSTGQFALTAAGLVLLGAGSGSVMSVSSTAIIGSAPSSKAGMASAMEEVSYEFGTLLTVAVTGSLLPMFYSWHMPHGVTASMNEALSSPALADVARGGLDSAYLSILVVLAVFSLGAAVATAVAFRGNPKETIYAHE encoded by the coding sequence ATGCTAAAAACAACCAGCACCTCAGCACCGAGTACTGCGCCCCGCGGTGCCGAATCGGCGGCAGGGCGATGGTCGTTCCTCGCAATCGTCAGCGCGGGCCTATTCCTGATTGGCGTGGACAATTCCGTCCTCTACACCGCCCTGCCCGTGCTGCGAGAGCAAATGCACACCACAGAGGTACAGGGCCTATGGATTATCAACGCCTATCCCCTGGTTTTGTCGGCACTGCTACTGGGCACCGGCACACTAGGCGACCGCATCGGCCATCGCCGCATGTTCCTCATCGGTCTTGCAATCTTCACCGTGGCATCACTAGCGGCCGCTTTTTCGCCCGGCGCGTGGTCACTGGTGGCAGCGCGTGCTTTCTTAGGCCTCGGCGCGGCAACAATGATGCCCGCAACTCTGGCACTGATCCGCATCACCTTCCCCAATCCGCGAGAACTGAGTACCGCCATCGGAATTTGGGCGGCTACCGCAACACTCGGCGCAGCCGCAGGACCGGTCGTGGGCGGATTCTTGCTGGAGCATTACTGGTGGGGCTCCATCTTCCTCATCAACGTCCCAGTCAGTATCGCGGCAATCGTCGGCACCCTTATCTTCGCTCCGGCGAACCGGACGGACCTCACTAAACACTGGGACTTCCTCTCCAGCTTCTACGCCATGCTGGCAATGCTCGGCCTCGTTCTTCTGATTAAGGAAGTCGCCGGCCACAGGCATCCCGAGATGCTCCTAGCAGCGATCGCGCTGGGCGGTATCGGTGCCGTGGCGTTTCAGCATCGGCAAGCGAAGTGGGCCGAGCCCCTGCTGGACTTCCGAGTCTTCCGCTCCCCGATGTTCACCGGCGGTGTTCTTGCTGCGGGATGCGCAATGTTTGCGCTGGCTGGCGCAGAGCTGATGACCACGCAGCGCTTCCAGATGTCCGCCGGCTACTCCCCATTGCACGGAGGCCTGCTCGTCGCGATTGCGGCGGTGGCATCTTTCCCCATGTCGGTCCTCGGCGGCGCGGTGCTCCACAAGGTGGGGTTCCGCACGCTAATTTCGGGCGGCTTTCTGGCCATCTCGGCGGGGCTGGCGACGCTTTTCGCAGGTGTTTCCACCGGGCAATTCGCACTCACAGCAGCGGGGCTAGTCCTACTCGGCGCAGGATCTGGTTCCGTCATGTCCGTGTCGTCGACCGCGATTATCGGCTCGGCGCCGTCGTCGAAGGCGGGCATGGCCTCGGCGATGGAGGAAGTCTCCTACGAGTTCGGAACGCTCCTCACCGTCGCAGTAACCGGCAGCTTGCTTCCCATGTTCTACAGCTGGCACATGCCCCACGGGGTCACCGCCAGCATGAATGAAGCTCTCTCCTCCCCCGCGCTTGCCGACGTCGCCCGCGGCGGCCTGGACAGCGCGTACCTTTCGATTCTTGTCGTTCTGGCAGTATTTTCCCTAGGGGCCGCCGTCGCCACCGCAGTCGCGTTCCGAGGCAATCCGAAGGAGACCATCTATGCGCACGAGTAA
- a CDS encoding NAD(P)-binding protein: protein MSNQESQSGSGKDAAQDSIKGGSKKTLLPFAISLDVGSSLANETGSWRTERPVYVDLLPPCNKACPTGENIQQWLYHAEEGHYEDAWREIMRNNPLPAVMGRVCYHTCQTACNRAQVDEAVGINAIERFLGDKAIDEGWAPTIACDSTGKKVLVVGAGPSGLSAAYHLALLGHSVTVRDMADKPGGMMRYGIPSYRLPREVLDAEIRRIADMGVTFEMGVRVGDLAAAREEFDAVFTAVGAGLAKNIGVPAGEAAHVMDAIDVLANVEKNADADTGVQPLLGRTVVVYGGGNTAIDAARTAKRLGAADSVILYRRTREQMPAHDSEVLEAEEEGITMRWLSTVNHVEGGTIKIEKMELDENGFPQPTGEYEDLAADSLVMALGQESDLSLFDGVDDIHIDRGVVAVNNQMMTGLPGVFAGGDMVPSEKNVTVAIGHGKKAARYIDAYLSGAEYEPPAKHGDATIDRMETWYYSDAPHKVRAKLEGARRASNFDEVVQGLDEESALFEARRCMSCGNCFGCDNCFGVCPDNAVLKLEPGKYEFKYDYCKGCGVCAEECPCGAISMVPEEI from the coding sequence ATGAGTAACCAGGAATCGCAGTCCGGCTCCGGCAAGGATGCCGCCCAGGACTCGATCAAGGGCGGTTCGAAGAAGACATTGTTGCCCTTTGCCATTTCGCTCGATGTCGGATCTTCGCTGGCGAACGAGACTGGCTCGTGGCGCACCGAGCGTCCGGTTTACGTTGATCTGCTGCCGCCCTGCAACAAGGCGTGCCCGACGGGGGAGAACATTCAGCAGTGGCTCTACCATGCGGAAGAGGGCCACTACGAGGACGCCTGGCGTGAAATCATGCGAAACAACCCTCTGCCTGCTGTGATGGGGCGCGTTTGCTACCACACTTGCCAGACTGCGTGTAACCGCGCACAGGTCGACGAGGCCGTCGGGATCAACGCGATTGAGCGCTTCCTCGGCGACAAGGCTATCGACGAGGGCTGGGCTCCAACTATCGCGTGCGATTCGACGGGCAAGAAGGTTCTAGTCGTGGGCGCGGGCCCCTCCGGTCTGTCCGCGGCGTATCACCTCGCGCTATTGGGGCATAGCGTCACAGTTCGAGATATGGCGGATAAGCCGGGCGGCATGATGCGCTACGGCATTCCGTCGTACCGACTTCCTCGTGAGGTCTTGGATGCGGAAATTCGCCGCATCGCGGATATGGGCGTGACGTTCGAGATGGGCGTCCGTGTTGGTGACCTTGCGGCTGCTCGTGAGGAATTCGACGCTGTGTTTACCGCTGTCGGCGCTGGTCTTGCCAAGAATATTGGTGTTCCGGCGGGTGAGGCGGCGCACGTGATGGATGCTATTGACGTGCTGGCCAATGTCGAGAAGAACGCCGATGCTGACACGGGCGTTCAGCCGCTGCTGGGCCGCACTGTTGTGGTCTACGGTGGCGGCAACACCGCTATTGATGCCGCGCGTACCGCTAAGCGTCTTGGTGCTGCTGATTCGGTGATTTTGTACCGTCGTACGCGTGAGCAAATGCCGGCCCACGATTCCGAGGTCCTGGAGGCCGAGGAAGAGGGCATCACCATGCGTTGGCTCTCCACGGTCAACCATGTCGAGGGTGGCACCATCAAAATTGAGAAGATGGAGCTGGACGAAAACGGCTTCCCGCAGCCGACCGGTGAGTACGAGGATTTGGCCGCGGATTCGTTGGTGATGGCACTGGGGCAGGAGTCCGATCTTTCGCTTTTCGACGGCGTTGACGACATCCACATCGATCGCGGCGTCGTTGCTGTGAATAATCAGATGATGACGGGACTGCCCGGTGTCTTCGCTGGTGGAGACATGGTTCCGAGTGAGAAGAACGTCACGGTGGCCATCGGGCACGGAAAGAAGGCTGCGCGCTATATCGACGCGTACCTCTCGGGTGCCGAGTATGAGCCGCCGGCGAAGCACGGTGATGCCACGATTGACCGCATGGAGACGTGGTACTACTCCGATGCGCCGCACAAGGTTCGCGCGAAGTTGGAGGGCGCTCGCCGCGCTTCGAACTTCGACGAGGTAGTGCAGGGTCTGGACGAGGAGTCGGCACTCTTTGAAGCGCGCCGTTGCATGAGCTGTGGCAACTGCTTTGGTTGCGATAACTGCTTCGGCGTGTGTCCGGATAACGCGGTGCTGAAGTTGGAGCCGGGCAAGTACGAGTTCAAGTACGACTACTGCAAGGGCTGCGGCGTCTGTGCCGAGGAGTGCCCGTGTGGTGCCATTTCGATGGTGCCGGAGGAGATTTAG
- a CDS encoding transketolase C-terminal domain-containing protein, producing MLKQIEGSQSVAQTVAACRPEVICAYPISPQTHIVEALSALVKSGNLEGCEYVNVESEFSAMSASIGASAAGARAYTATASQGLLYMVEAVYNASGLGLPIVMTVANRAIGSPINIWNDHTDSMSQRDSGWLQLYAIDNQEAADLHVQAFKIAEELSLPVMVCMDGFILTHAMEQVDVPEVADVDKFLPPYEPRQVLDPADPISIGAMVGPEAFTEVRYLAHHKQMEALKVIPRVQKEFEEIFGRSSGGLLHEYRTGDAETIIVCLGSVTGTLRDVVDERREAGEKIGVLSLVSFRPFPSEAVREALSKAKRFIVLEKAFSVGIGGIVSSHCRAAMRGQAFVCHELIAGLGGRDITKRSLHEYLDKAVVDDVADTTFLDLDHELVDRELERETLVRRSGAIPENLLKDVSNKAMVGHYSEETHND from the coding sequence ATGCTCAAGCAAATTGAGGGCAGTCAGTCGGTCGCGCAGACCGTCGCGGCGTGCCGTCCCGAAGTTATCTGCGCGTACCCAATCTCGCCGCAGACCCATATCGTTGAAGCTCTGTCCGCACTGGTGAAGTCGGGAAATCTCGAAGGCTGTGAGTACGTCAACGTAGAGTCCGAGTTCTCCGCAATGTCGGCTTCAATCGGAGCTTCCGCAGCAGGCGCGCGAGCCTACACTGCAACGGCCTCGCAGGGTCTGCTCTACATGGTCGAGGCCGTGTATAACGCCTCTGGCCTGGGCCTTCCGATTGTGATGACGGTGGCCAACCGAGCTATTGGTTCGCCCATCAACATCTGGAATGACCATACTGACTCGATGAGCCAGCGCGACTCCGGGTGGCTGCAGCTTTACGCCATCGATAACCAAGAGGCTGCTGACCTGCATGTGCAGGCTTTTAAGATTGCCGAGGAACTTTCCCTGCCCGTCATGGTCTGCATGGATGGCTTCATTCTGACCCACGCTATGGAACAGGTCGATGTCCCCGAGGTTGCTGACGTGGACAAGTTCCTCCCGCCCTACGAGCCCCGCCAGGTCCTCGACCCCGCTGACCCCATCTCCATCGGCGCGATGGTCGGCCCCGAGGCCTTCACCGAGGTCCGCTATCTGGCGCACCACAAGCAGATGGAGGCCCTGAAGGTCATCCCGCGCGTGCAGAAGGAGTTCGAGGAAATATTCGGACGCTCCTCGGGAGGCCTGCTGCACGAGTACCGCACCGGCGACGCCGAAACGATTATTGTGTGCCTCGGCTCCGTCACCGGCACTCTCCGGGATGTAGTGGATGAGCGTCGGGAAGCGGGGGAGAAGATTGGCGTTCTGTCGCTGGTGTCCTTCCGCCCGTTCCCCTCTGAGGCGGTGCGCGAGGCGCTGAGCAAGGCCAAGCGATTCATCGTTTTGGAAAAGGCATTCTCGGTCGGCATTGGCGGCATCGTGTCTTCCCACTGCCGCGCCGCGATGAGAGGGCAGGCGTTCGTCTGCCACGAACTGATTGCAGGACTGGGCGGTCGCGACATTACGAAACGTTCGCTGCATGAGTACCTGGACAAGGCAGTTGTTGACGATGTCGCCGACACCACTTTCCTCGATCTAGACCACGAGCTGGTCGACCGCGAGCTAGAGCGCGAGACACTGGTCCGGCGCTCTGGCGCTATCCCAGAAAACCTTTTGAAGGACGTGTCCAACAAGGCCATGGTCGGTCACTACTCCGAGGAGACCCACAATGACTAG
- a CDS encoding tripartite tricarboxylate transporter permease has translation MTEFFGSLGADLPIAVAMALVGAAVFTLIGVVSGTDETATIAPLTLVVILLGVPPAGVFTFFLAGAISKHMTHAVPTMLLGIPGDTLAVPLMEEADRMRALGLQHLALRKAVAGGAIAAVISIPLAVLFAWILSPFGDFISSIAPWLFLLAAVAIAYSAPGRWRAVLALIPFVLLILGLQKFTSLFEVKLATSYFLGIAIGPMIFALASMLLPRMRRAARSSSPANVYLAPESNGTNAKSLIYPSPLRFLDATQLKAISLSSAVSSATFVFSPVAMTVLMGEVVSSRVKQGYQRLTTAVAAKNATTESTYMAESLIPLIAFGLPLSPVAAGPAAPLFNAPPVWETNGETGVIHNLSTELSTGEFLIFGLLAAFAAVAVAYPFVMRYAHSAAKFVVTRVSHEAIIAAFTGLVTVVSLWEGGIIGLVVTLIVGLAGGALIKLARLHAGVLFMGYYVAALSVPGILAML, from the coding sequence GTGACCGAGTTTTTTGGAAGCCTTGGCGCGGATCTGCCCATCGCAGTGGCGATGGCCCTCGTGGGCGCTGCCGTGTTCACGTTAATTGGTGTCGTCTCCGGCACTGACGAGACCGCCACGATTGCACCGCTGACTCTCGTAGTCATTCTGCTAGGCGTACCGCCCGCCGGTGTATTCACGTTTTTCCTGGCGGGTGCGATCTCGAAGCACATGACCCACGCAGTGCCGACCATGCTCCTCGGTATACCGGGCGACACCCTGGCGGTACCTCTCATGGAGGAAGCTGACCGCATGCGTGCGCTCGGACTACAGCACCTGGCACTTCGCAAGGCCGTGGCTGGTGGAGCGATTGCCGCAGTCATCTCAATTCCGCTGGCAGTCCTGTTCGCCTGGATCCTCTCGCCCTTCGGCGACTTCATCTCTTCCATCGCCCCGTGGCTCTTCCTGCTCGCGGCGGTCGCCATCGCCTACTCAGCCCCCGGACGCTGGCGGGCTGTGCTGGCGCTAATCCCCTTTGTGCTCCTCATCCTGGGGCTGCAGAAGTTCACAAGTCTCTTTGAGGTCAAACTTGCGACCAGCTACTTCCTCGGCATCGCCATCGGCCCCATGATTTTCGCGCTTGCGAGCATGCTCTTGCCCCGGATGCGCCGGGCTGCGCGCTCCTCCTCGCCCGCCAACGTCTACTTGGCACCGGAATCAAACGGAACCAACGCAAAGAGTCTTATCTATCCGTCCCCGTTACGCTTCCTCGATGCCACGCAGCTTAAAGCCATCTCCCTATCCTCCGCCGTGTCCAGCGCAACTTTTGTGTTTTCCCCGGTTGCAATGACGGTGCTGATGGGCGAGGTGGTCTCTAGCCGGGTGAAACAGGGCTACCAGCGGCTAACCACGGCAGTGGCGGCCAAGAATGCGACAACCGAGTCGACCTACATGGCCGAGTCGCTGATTCCCCTCATCGCGTTCGGCCTCCCCCTTAGCCCGGTAGCCGCGGGGCCTGCCGCGCCCCTGTTCAACGCACCGCCTGTCTGGGAGACTAACGGCGAAACCGGCGTGATTCACAACCTTTCGACCGAGCTGTCCACGGGCGAATTCCTCATTTTCGGCCTGTTGGCTGCCTTCGCCGCTGTCGCAGTCGCGTACCCGTTTGTCATGCGCTACGCCCACTCTGCTGCGAAGTTCGTGGTCACCCGAGTTAGCCACGAAGCTATCATCGCGGCCTTCACCGGGCTTGTGACCGTAGTCAGCCTATGGGAGGGCGGAATCATCGGCCTCGTCGTGACTCTCATCGTTGGCCTGGCCGGAGGCGCGCTGATCAAACTAGCGCGGCTACACGCGGGCGTACTTTTCATGGGCTACTACGTAGCCGCGCTGTCGGTGCCGGGAATCCTGGCAATGCTATAG
- a CDS encoding alpha/beta hydrolase: MGTNAPKNVNVTASENLLPEAGRGAGFRGFRRKALGMAIASGVVLAGQIPAQALPLPFQLPEGNDRVASTDYSQSPIVQKIGDGLVDVMSNGGEKTAPYAPTAGAIRNTFGNVGPHPVAVTREPLTCDGLVYTVYNQVLRELHGLNQTTDCYDVFPETLTGNPAGAQLIYPADIGSMESAPLMILSPGIGTEPGMYDRQARLYASHGYVVAMGYNFTNWFGPQMVLAAATAAGANTDEDSALHNKIDFSRTLLVGHSAGGGSAMFLNNSMDPVFNKLGYNMVTRGVVALNPGPSDFGKLSKPTNIPLLVAVAEHEDIVPKGGDRIGYSRATGPAWLAMVNGSYHGTYLDLADKNAYGSLVLSFSEYLLERSPRAVSVYEGDNFSLATDAELSGVERKGI; encoded by the coding sequence ATGGGTACCAATGCTCCGAAAAATGTTAATGTCACCGCGTCTGAGAATCTGCTGCCTGAGGCTGGGAGAGGGGCGGGCTTCCGAGGCTTTCGCCGAAAGGCGCTGGGTATGGCCATCGCGTCGGGAGTGGTCCTCGCAGGGCAGATTCCTGCTCAGGCATTGCCTCTTCCGTTCCAGCTGCCGGAGGGCAACGATCGCGTTGCGTCGACGGACTACTCGCAGTCGCCGATCGTTCAAAAGATTGGCGACGGTCTTGTAGACGTCATGTCGAATGGCGGGGAAAAAACCGCTCCGTACGCCCCGACGGCGGGAGCGATCCGCAACACTTTCGGAAACGTCGGCCCGCACCCGGTAGCCGTGACGCGTGAGCCGCTAACCTGCGATGGCCTGGTCTACACCGTTTACAACCAGGTTCTCCGAGAGCTGCACGGTCTCAACCAGACAACTGACTGCTACGACGTTTTCCCTGAGACTCTGACGGGGAATCCGGCAGGGGCGCAGCTGATTTACCCTGCTGATATCGGGTCAATGGAATCCGCACCGCTGATGATTCTCAGCCCGGGCATTGGTACTGAACCTGGGATGTACGACCGGCAGGCGCGCCTCTACGCCAGCCACGGCTACGTTGTCGCGATGGGCTACAACTTCACCAACTGGTTCGGTCCGCAGATGGTCCTCGCCGCTGCAACCGCGGCGGGAGCCAACACCGATGAGGACTCCGCGCTGCACAACAAGATTGATTTCTCGCGAACCCTTCTGGTGGGGCACTCTGCCGGTGGTGGATCGGCAATGTTCCTCAATAACTCTATGGATCCGGTGTTCAACAAGCTCGGATACAACATGGTGACCCGAGGGGTTGTAGCACTTAACCCGGGGCCGTCGGACTTCGGCAAGCTGTCCAAGCCTACGAATATCCCATTGCTCGTTGCTGTGGCAGAGCATGAGGATATCGTGCCCAAGGGAGGCGATCGCATCGGTTACTCGCGCGCCACCGGCCCGGCTTGGCTTGCAATGGTCAATGGCTCCTACCACGGAACGTACCTGGACCTTGCGGACAAGAACGCCTATGGTTCGCTGGTCCTATCGTTCTCGGAGTACTTGCTGGAGCGCAGCCCTCGCGCGGTCTCCGTCTACGAGGGCGATAACTTCTCGCTGGCGACCGACGCAGAGTTGAGCGGCGTCGAGCGCAAGGGAATCTAG